A window of Babylonia areolata isolate BAREFJ2019XMU chromosome 2, ASM4173473v1, whole genome shotgun sequence contains these coding sequences:
- the LOC143278997 gene encoding cerebrin prohormone-like, producing the protein MLSFSKVTLLVTLMALMVTWVAHETQATPLALRSAVLKERVRQEIISMASNIIRLAQSGGSLGSGSSKRNGGTLDTLYNLPNLSDIGRR; encoded by the exons ATGCTGTCCTTCAGTAAAGTGACCCTGCTGGTGACCTTGATGGCCCTGATGGTCACGTGGGTGGCGCACGAGACTCAGGCCACGCCCCTTGCTCTTCGATCTGCCGTGCTGAAAGAACGGGTTCGACAG GAAATCATCAGCATGGCCTCCAACATCATCCGGCTGGCTCAGTCTGGAGGGTCGCTGGGTTCCGGGTCCTCCAAGAGGAACGGCGGCACTCTGGACACCCTGTACAACCTGCCAAACCTCAGCGACATCGGCCGCCGATAA
- the LOC143278981 gene encoding uncharacterized protein LOC143278981 yields the protein MTWTGCSASHTLILLLTTATLVSPFLFMDKALSPPADLFTGEDDSDSDNIRATAADDNSPYYSRQSTLMMAASSQRIGLRSSLIGAGDTCHVDPVKMSIRPPRRYAGLCAPTTEISYGCRGGCHSYSRVDTRNATNVLRSCSCCRPTGFGFRLVKMQCDGFALRTTVKFALGCHCRPCMATVDSMDMHRLRDLLRGSSLANMG from the exons GATGTTCAGCCAGCCACACCCTGATACTCCTGTTGACGACAGCCACGCTTgtttcccccttcctcttcatGGACAAGGCCTTGTCTCCCCCTGCCGACCTCTTTACCGGAGAGGATGACTCAGACTCCGACAACATCCGAGCAACAGCGGCAGACGACAATAGTCCCTATTACTCCCGGCAGTCCACTCTCATGATGGCGGCCAGCAGTCAGCGGATCGGGCTGAGGTCGTCGTTGATTGGTGCAGGCGATACGTGTCACGTGGACCCAGTCAAGATGTCCATACGCCCCCCTCGCCGCTACGCAGGGCTGTGCGCCCCCACCACAGAGATCAGCTACGGGTGTCGAGGAGGCTGCCATTCCTACAGTCGAGTGGACACTAGGAATGCCACGAACGTGCTCCGATCCTGCAG CTGCTGTCGTCCAACCGGCTTCGGGTTCCGCCTGGTGAAGATGCAGTGTGACGGGTTTGCCCTCAGGACCACTGTGAAGTTCGCCCTGGGCTGTCACTGCCGGCCCTGCATGGCCACTGTGGACTCCATGGACATGCACCGGCTGAGGGACCTCCTCAGGGGGTCCTCCCTGGCCAACATGGGCTGA